The sequence ACTAGTATGGTGATCAGCGATCGCCAAGATGACAACCCCGAATTTTCCTTTCTGGTGATTGGTGACACTGGGACAAAAACCCATTACGGACACCACCCGCAACGACAAGTGACGGAACTGATGCTTCCCCACAAAGATGAGTGTCGGTTTGTGTTGCACACTGGAGATGTGATTTACACCGTTGGTTCCAAGGAATATTACTCAGATAACTTTATCAAACCTTACCGAGAATTTCTTGTCGGTGGTGACAACCCCAAGCGCCTCACCTATGACCGCATGGTCTTCAACCTACCCTTTCTACCAGTCTTAGGCAATCATGATTATTATGATGTGCCGTTGATGTATCGTGTAATTACAGGTAGCACTCTGCAACTGCGTCGTCTTTTCCGCTACAAAGATTTTGAAATTGGCTGGCACGGTTCTAATCAAGGCGATGCTTATGCACGAGCGTTTCTAGATTATACGGCAGCACTCAAATTTCCAGAAGAATTCCCACGTCATTTAGATTCCCAATACACAGCGAAAACAGACACGGGGCGATGTCTGCGTTATGAACCAGGAAAATTTACCCGTTTACCCAACCGCTATTACACCTTTCGTTACGGCGGTATCGATTTTTTCGCCCTTGATTCTAATACCTTCAATACACCATCACCCATACCTGCAACTCAAGCTGGAGACATCAACCGCCGTGAACTAGAAAAACGGCGTCAACAAATAGAACAAGAAGAATTACAAATTCTAGCCACATGCGATAAACTTAACGCCAACATTCCCGCCGAAGCTGAACAACTCGATGAATTGAGCGCCAAATTAGACCAAATTAATGAAATTAAAATAGATATTGAAAAACAGCTAGCATCCCACAACACCACCGATATCGATTTTGAACAACTAGACTGGTTACGCAACAGATTAATTGCATCTTGGCACACTTCCGCAGTCCGTGGACGCATCATCTATTTTCACCACCCACCTTACGTGACTGAAGCGACGAAATGGGATCAAGCCCAAACTTTAGCAGTTCGCCATCGTCTACGCTGGGTTTTGGAACAAGTAGCGGAAACTCTCGGCTCTCTGGTGAAAGAACGCCCTGTAGTCGATTTAATTTTAAATGGTCACGCCCACTGTTTAGAATATCTCCGCACAACTAATACAGGTTACGCCGACTCTCACATCAACTGCATTATCTCAGGTGGGAGTGGTCGCCGTCCGCGCCGTCAGCGTCCAGAGGGGACAGAATTGATGGAAACTTTCAGCGAATTGGGCAATACTTCTATTCGCAAGGTTGCAGATTCTCATCTTTTTGTCGGTCGCAGTGACTATCTTTTTCAAAAGCAACTACCTTACTCTGCGGTGCGAATTGATGTTCAAGATGGTAGTCCACTCAAATTTATTGTCAGACCTTTAATCGCCGAACGTGTAGGGGAAAAATGGTACAACCGCCATAGTGAACCTTTCGTGATTTAAATAACTCGTACGGGCGGGGTTTTCCCGCCCACGGTTCATTTTCCCTATTCCCTTTCATTTGTTGCTTATATTCATCCAGATGTGCCATAAAAGTAAGCCAAATTTTCTC is a genomic window of Fortiea contorta PCC 7126 containing:
- a CDS encoding metallophosphoesterase, translated to MNLITEPTIPVKIQKMRERVRWKHPSIVERGIDQTSMVISDRQDDNPEFSFLVIGDTGTKTHYGHHPQRQVTELMLPHKDECRFVLHTGDVIYTVGSKEYYSDNFIKPYREFLVGGDNPKRLTYDRMVFNLPFLPVLGNHDYYDVPLMYRVITGSTLQLRRLFRYKDFEIGWHGSNQGDAYARAFLDYTAALKFPEEFPRHLDSQYTAKTDTGRCLRYEPGKFTRLPNRYYTFRYGGIDFFALDSNTFNTPSPIPATQAGDINRRELEKRRQQIEQEELQILATCDKLNANIPAEAEQLDELSAKLDQINEIKIDIEKQLASHNTTDIDFEQLDWLRNRLIASWHTSAVRGRIIYFHHPPYVTEATKWDQAQTLAVRHRLRWVLEQVAETLGSLVKERPVVDLILNGHAHCLEYLRTTNTGYADSHINCIISGGSGRRPRRQRPEGTELMETFSELGNTSIRKVADSHLFVGRSDYLFQKQLPYSAVRIDVQDGSPLKFIVRPLIAERVGEKWYNRHSEPFVI